The Acidobacteriota bacterium genome includes a window with the following:
- a CDS encoding glycosyltransferase yields the protein MRASVVVPVYNAARSVAPTVEALLALEGPDGPPELVLVDDGSTDDTAAVLSAYPVRVIGRPNGGPAAARNTGWRSSHGDVVLFTDSDCVPPPGWVNGMLAAFADPAVGAAGGSYDIANPGNRLSRLIHAEILRRHAGMPARVKALGSYNLAVRREVLERVGGFDESFATSSGEDNDLSYRVRGAGFQLAFNPACTVAHRHPERVRPYLRTQFVHGYWRSHLYRRHAAYMKGDDYSGFGDFLDAFLAALTLAGAGAAPALAALAPRLAPPAAVAAAASLAALLGVSGVTAGRLARRAGDGSLLPFGTLVLAARAFARITGWFLGALRVPLPGKAFRRQR from the coding sequence GTGAGAGCGTCCGTCGTGGTGCCGGTGTACAACGCCGCCCGGTCGGTTGCGCCCACGGTGGAGGCGCTCCTGGCCCTGGAAGGGCCGGACGGGCCTCCCGAGCTGGTCCTGGTGGACGACGGCTCCACCGACGACACGGCGGCCGTCCTGTCGGCATACCCCGTCCGCGTCATCGGGCGGCCCAACGGCGGGCCGGCGGCGGCGCGCAACACGGGGTGGCGGTCGTCGCACGGGGACGTGGTCCTCTTCACCGACTCCGACTGCGTCCCGCCCCCGGGCTGGGTGAACGGCATGCTGGCGGCCTTCGCCGACCCCGCGGTGGGGGCGGCGGGCGGGAGCTACGACATCGCCAACCCGGGGAACCGGCTCTCGCGGCTGATCCACGCCGAGATCCTCCGGCGCCACGCGGGGATGCCCGCCCGGGTGAAGGCGCTGGGTTCGTACAATCTGGCGGTCCGGCGCGAGGTGCTGGAGCGGGTGGGGGGCTTCGACGAGTCCTTCGCCACCTCCAGCGGCGAGGACAACGACCTCTCCTACCGGGTCCGGGGCGCCGGCTTCCAGCTCGCCTTCAACCCCGCCTGCACCGTGGCGCACCGGCACCCCGAGCGCGTGCGGCCCTACCTTCGCACCCAGTTTGTCCACGGCTACTGGCGCAGCCACCTTTACCGCCGCCATGCCGCCTATATGAAGGGCGACGACTACAGCGGCTTCGGCGATTTTCTCGACGCCTTCCTGGCCGCCCTCACCCTGGCCGGCGCCGGGGCGGCCCCGGCCCTCGCCGCCCTCGCCCCCCGCCTGGCCCCCCCGGCTGCCGTCGCGGCCGCGGCTTCCCTGGCGGCCCTGCTGGGGGTGAGCGGGGTCACCGCCGGTCGCCTGGCCCGGCGGGCGGGGGATGGGTCCCTCCTCCCGTTCGGCACCCTGGTTCTCGCGGCCCGGGCCTTCGCGCGCATCACCGGCTGGTTCCTGGGCGCCCTGCGCGTCCCGCTGCCGGGAAAGGCCTTCCGCCGGCAGCGTTGA
- a CDS encoding radical SAM protein, whose translation MENTRARVLVLNPPFLPGFVRSARWAARSRGRVQRHPDYLLTAVAVLEQVGHLVLFLDGAALDVARDRVLAKAERFRPDLAVLHTTTPSIYSDLGFAAAIKARTDAVVALVGNHATAEPDDTFRIAGDGVDVILRGEYDFSLRDLAADPTRRDIGGLSFRRDGVVTHNPLPPPLDVNELPVPAWRHVRPEWYPDAGKLFPFLTLLSGRGCFARCTFCQDPQISGGRRLRMRDPARVVDEMESDLRVFPRIREIMFETDTFSALPAHVSGVCEEILRRGLKVRWSCNTRVDIDLSLLPLMKRAGCRMLMTGFEFGTQEALDAVRKGVTLEQSRRFARAARKTGLTVHGCFMIGAPGETRESARKTIDFACSLPMDTVQFSGICVYPGTEMYDWAKAGGFLVPRDWREWVSETGEQVTLLNYPDLPKAEIDALIDEGLRRFYLRPRQMMKMMAAVRSWGDVRRKVYGARKFFGYFRDKKRGGRG comes from the coding sequence ATGGAGAACACCCGGGCACGCGTCCTCGTCCTCAACCCTCCCTTCCTTCCCGGCTTCGTCCGCTCGGCCCGCTGGGCCGCCCGGTCGCGCGGGCGCGTCCAGCGCCACCCCGACTACCTGCTCACCGCGGTGGCGGTCCTGGAGCAGGTGGGGCACCTGGTTCTCTTCCTCGACGGGGCCGCGCTGGACGTGGCCCGGGACCGGGTCCTGGCCAAGGCGGAGCGGTTCCGGCCCGACCTGGCGGTGCTCCACACCACCACGCCCTCCATCTACAGCGACCTCGGCTTCGCGGCGGCCATCAAGGCCCGGACCGACGCCGTGGTGGCCCTGGTGGGCAACCACGCGACCGCGGAGCCGGACGACACCTTCCGGATCGCCGGGGACGGGGTGGACGTCATCCTCCGGGGCGAGTACGACTTCTCCCTGCGCGACCTGGCGGCCGACCCCACCCGCCGGGACATTGGCGGGCTCTCCTTCCGCCGCGACGGGGTCGTCACCCACAACCCGCTCCCGCCCCCCCTCGACGTGAACGAACTGCCCGTCCCCGCCTGGCGCCACGTGCGCCCCGAGTGGTACCCCGACGCGGGCAAGCTCTTCCCTTTCCTCACCCTCCTCTCGGGGCGGGGCTGCTTCGCCCGGTGCACCTTCTGCCAGGACCCCCAGATCAGCGGGGGGCGCCGCCTGCGCATGCGCGACCCCGCCCGGGTGGTGGACGAGATGGAATCCGACCTGCGGGTCTTCCCGCGGATCCGGGAGATCATGTTCGAAACCGACACCTTCTCCGCGCTTCCGGCCCACGTGTCGGGGGTCTGCGAGGAGATCCTCCGGCGCGGCCTGAAGGTCCGCTGGAGCTGCAACACCCGGGTGGACATCGACCTGTCCCTGCTCCCCCTGATGAAGCGGGCGGGGTGCCGCATGCTCATGACGGGTTTCGAGTTCGGCACCCAGGAGGCCCTGGACGCCGTCCGCAAGGGGGTGACCCTCGAGCAGAGCCGCCGGTTCGCCCGGGCGGCCCGGAAGACCGGCCTGACGGTCCATGGCTGCTTCATGATCGGCGCCCCTGGGGAAACCCGGGAGTCGGCCCGCAAGACCATCGACTTCGCCTGTTCCCTCCCCATGGACACCGTCCAGTTCTCCGGGATCTGCGTCTACCCGGGGACGGAGATGTACGACTGGGCGAAGGCCGGCGGCTTCCTCGTCCCCCGGGACTGGCGGGAGTGGGTGAGCGAAACGGGCGAGCAGGTCACCCTGCTGAACTACCCCGACCTGCCCAAGGCGGAAATCGACGCCCTCATCGACGAGGGGTTGCGCCGGTTCTACCTGCGGCCCCGGCAGATGATGAAGATGATGGCCGCCGTGCGATCGTGGGGGGATGTCCGGCGGAAGGTCTACGGCGCCCGGAAGTTCTTCGGCTATTTCCGGGACAAGAAGCGCGGGGGACGCGGGTGA
- a CDS encoding YaiI/YqxD family protein: MLEIFVDADACAVKEEIYRVAKRHGLTVTLVANAPMRHPAEPWVRLVVVEGRFDAADDWITDHAQPDDLVISGDIPLAARCLEKGARVIGPTGKAFTRTGISEALAAREILGQMRDMGLMTKGPAPFGKKDRSRFLQALEETIRRVRRDPRPAPPG; the protein is encoded by the coding sequence GTGCTCGAGATTTTCGTGGACGCCGATGCCTGTGCGGTGAAAGAAGAGATCTATCGCGTCGCGAAGCGCCACGGTCTCACGGTCACCCTCGTCGCCAACGCCCCGATGCGGCACCCCGCGGAGCCGTGGGTGCGGCTGGTGGTCGTGGAGGGCCGCTTCGACGCGGCGGACGACTGGATCACCGACCATGCGCAACCGGATGATCTCGTGATCTCCGGGGACATCCCGCTCGCCGCCCGGTGCCTGGAGAAGGGGGCGCGGGTGATCGGCCCGACCGGGAAAGCCTTCACGCGGACCGGGATCAGCGAGGCCCTGGCGGCGCGGGAGATCCTCGGCCAGATGCGGGACATGGGCCTGATGACGAAAGGCCCCGCCCCTTTCGGCAAAAAGGACCGCTCCCGTTTCCTCCAGGCCCTCGAGGAAACGATTCGCCGGGTCCGCCGAGACCCCCGCCCGGCCCCGCCGGGGTAA
- a CDS encoding cobalamin-dependent protein (Presence of a B(12) (cobalamin)-binding domain implies dependence on cobalamin itself, in one of its several forms, or in some unusual lineages, dependence on a cobalamin-like analog.), with protein sequence MDKRILFVVKNLYTMERLGVMQLSAMARALGWETDLHIADLHARDRYFEKLAAFRPVIVAFSVMTPEFHALDALAERTHRLGRHFILFGGPHPTFFQDIIERPHIHALAFGEGDVSFPTFLDRFERGRDFTGTPGIHFHLAGKITRNPPAPLEEKLDRAPFADRELMVRGDPLLARNKTHIFMASRGCPNQCTYCFNHKFTQMFRGCGRILRHRSVSHFLGEMAEVKARFGMAFAYIDDDIFTLLPMDWLGEFAQRYPKEVGVPFMCNVHVNFVNEEKIRCLKEAGCRTICFGIECGDEQVSNDLLKRRVDNRKIVDLAGTLRRHGIRSMTQNILALPVPHPMAIDLKTLDLNIRCRPDFAVAQLFFPLPGTDLAAYAAANGFLPGGAPELPERTNSYSALTFPDRREKIRVQRLHKLFGLTTSFRFLRPLVPLLVRLPLGPVYSFFYVAWYGWSTRFRLEGTKKSGAEVRFFLKSLLRNIVAFVRRPPRRDRSRKSPSEPRP encoded by the coding sequence ATGGACAAGAGAATCCTGTTCGTCGTCAAGAACCTCTACACCATGGAGCGGCTCGGGGTGATGCAGCTCTCCGCCATGGCCCGCGCCCTGGGCTGGGAGACTGACCTCCACATCGCCGACCTGCATGCCCGCGACCGCTATTTCGAGAAGCTCGCCGCCTTCCGGCCGGTCATCGTGGCCTTCAGCGTCATGACCCCCGAATTTCACGCCCTGGACGCCCTGGCGGAGCGGACGCACCGGTTGGGCCGCCACTTCATCCTCTTCGGCGGACCCCACCCCACCTTCTTCCAGGACATCATCGAGCGACCCCACATCCACGCCCTGGCCTTCGGGGAGGGTGACGTCTCGTTCCCCACCTTCCTGGATCGTTTCGAACGGGGGCGGGACTTCACCGGGACCCCGGGGATCCACTTCCACCTCGCCGGGAAGATCACCCGCAACCCGCCCGCGCCCCTGGAGGAGAAGCTCGACCGGGCCCCCTTCGCGGACCGCGAGTTGATGGTCCGGGGCGACCCGCTCCTGGCGCGGAACAAGACCCACATCTTCATGGCGTCCCGCGGGTGCCCCAACCAGTGCACCTACTGCTTCAACCACAAGTTCACCCAGATGTTCCGCGGTTGCGGGCGGATCCTCCGCCACCGGTCGGTCAGCCATTTCCTCGGGGAGATGGCCGAGGTCAAGGCCCGCTTCGGCATGGCGTTCGCCTACATCGACGACGACATCTTCACCCTCCTGCCCATGGACTGGCTGGGGGAGTTCGCGCAGCGCTACCCGAAGGAGGTCGGGGTCCCCTTCATGTGCAACGTCCACGTGAATTTCGTCAACGAGGAAAAGATCCGGTGCCTGAAGGAGGCGGGCTGCCGCACCATCTGCTTCGGGATCGAGTGCGGCGACGAGCAGGTTTCCAACGACCTCCTCAAGCGGCGGGTGGACAACCGGAAAATCGTGGACCTCGCCGGGACGCTGCGCCGGCACGGGATCCGCAGCATGACCCAGAACATTTTGGCCCTGCCGGTGCCTCACCCCATGGCAATCGACCTCAAGACCCTGGACCTCAACATCCGCTGCCGCCCCGATTTCGCGGTGGCCCAGCTCTTCTTCCCCCTCCCGGGGACAGACCTCGCCGCCTACGCCGCGGCGAACGGGTTCCTCCCGGGCGGCGCCCCCGAGCTGCCGGAGCGGACCAACAGCTACTCCGCCCTCACCTTCCCCGACCGCCGGGAAAAAATCCGCGTGCAGCGGCTCCACAAGCTCTTCGGGTTGACGACGAGCTTCCGCTTCCTCCGCCCCCTGGTCCCCCTGCTGGTCCGGCTTCCCCTCGGGCCGGTCTACTCCTTCTTCTACGTGGCGTGGTACGGGTGGTCCACCCGCTTCCGGCTGGAGGGGACGAAGAAGTCCGGGGCCGAGGTCCGCTTCTTCCTCAAGAGCCTCCTGCGCAACATCGTGGCCTTCGTCCGGCGGCCGCCCCGCCGGGATCGCTCACGGAAATCGCCGTCAGAGCCGCGACCGTAA
- a CDS encoding pyruvate, phosphate dikinase, with the protein MSCNSCSKDKFVYFFGEGKAEGAGTMKDVLGGKGAGLAEMTNAGLPVPPGFTISTAACTLYYDNEKKLSGHILSEIDAALARLEGVLGRRLGSTEAPLLVSVRSGAKFSMPGMMDTILNLGLNDDTVLALEKSTGNPRFAWDCYRRFIQMFSDVVLGVSKKEMEHLIDHMKHERGVKQDIELNADDMKELAARFRKYVFEKIGREFPQDTKEQLMLAVNAVFESWNNDRAIHYRNMNDIPHTIGTAVNVQAMVFGNTGETSGSGVGFTRNPSTGAREFYGEYLPNAQGEDVVAGIRTPFKLEELRRILPHVYDELKAITDRLEKHYRDMQDFEFTVQEGKLFMLQTRNGKRTGAAAVKVACDMVDEGLISIDEAILKVEPQQLDQLLHPVFAAGNTFEVIAKGLPASPGAAVGRIVFSSEDAVAMTGKKEKVVLVRLETCPDDIHGMEVSQGILTARGGMTSHAAVVARGMGIPCVAGSADVKIDEDRKTIDFAGGLSLTEGDYISLDGSKGEVYVGQLKTSSPDLRSGDFGKFMTLVDKVRTLKVRTNADIPRDAKVAREFGAEGIGLCRTEHMFFAPDRLPHMQAMILARTVEAREEALAKLLPMQREDFLGIFRVMDGYPVTIRTLDPPLHEFLPKREELMVEVAVMKERKAPEAEIEEKEKLLARVEELHEFNPMMGLRGCRLGIVYPEMTRMQARAILEAACIAKKEGVNVLPEIMIPLVGRVSELKCQADIVRETAEKVFAEQGFRVEFMVGTMIEIPRAAVTADEIAGVAEFFSFGTNDLTQMTFGYSRDDAGVYIREYLKQGILEKDPFQILDRDGVGQLVKMAVERGRKGRPGIKLGICGEHGGEPSSVEFCHLVGLNYVSCSPYRVPIARLAAAQSVAKTRVDAGTQQK; encoded by the coding sequence ATGAGTTGCAACAGTTGCTCCAAGGACAAGTTCGTCTATTTCTTCGGCGAGGGGAAGGCCGAAGGGGCCGGCACCATGAAGGACGTGCTGGGCGGCAAGGGCGCCGGCCTGGCCGAGATGACCAACGCCGGGCTGCCCGTCCCCCCGGGCTTCACCATCTCAACGGCCGCCTGCACCCTCTACTATGACAACGAGAAGAAGCTGTCCGGGCATATCCTGTCCGAGATCGACGCCGCCCTGGCCCGCCTCGAGGGCGTCCTCGGCCGCAGGCTTGGCTCCACGGAGGCCCCGCTGCTGGTCTCCGTGCGTTCCGGCGCCAAGTTCTCCATGCCGGGGATGATGGACACCATCTTGAACCTCGGCCTCAACGACGACACGGTCCTCGCCCTCGAGAAGAGCACCGGCAACCCCCGCTTCGCGTGGGACTGCTACCGCCGCTTCATCCAGATGTTCTCCGACGTGGTGCTGGGCGTTTCCAAGAAGGAGATGGAGCACCTGATCGACCACATGAAACACGAGCGGGGCGTCAAGCAGGACATCGAGCTGAACGCCGACGACATGAAGGAGCTGGCCGCCCGCTTCCGCAAGTACGTCTTCGAGAAGATCGGCCGCGAGTTCCCCCAGGACACCAAGGAGCAGCTGATGCTGGCCGTCAACGCCGTCTTCGAGTCCTGGAACAACGACCGCGCCATCCACTACCGCAACATGAACGACATCCCGCACACCATCGGGACCGCCGTCAACGTCCAGGCCATGGTGTTCGGCAACACCGGCGAGACCTCCGGCTCCGGCGTGGGCTTCACCCGCAACCCCTCCACCGGCGCCCGGGAGTTCTACGGCGAGTACCTGCCCAACGCCCAGGGCGAGGACGTGGTGGCGGGCATCCGCACCCCCTTCAAGCTGGAAGAGCTGAGGCGCATCCTGCCCCACGTCTACGACGAGCTGAAGGCCATCACCGACCGGCTCGAGAAGCACTACCGCGACATGCAGGACTTCGAGTTCACCGTCCAGGAAGGCAAGCTCTTCATGCTCCAGACCCGCAACGGCAAGCGCACGGGCGCCGCGGCCGTGAAGGTGGCCTGCGACATGGTGGACGAGGGCCTGATCTCGATCGACGAGGCCATTCTGAAGGTGGAACCCCAGCAGCTCGACCAGCTCCTGCACCCCGTCTTCGCCGCCGGCAACACCTTCGAGGTCATCGCCAAGGGCCTGCCCGCCTCCCCCGGCGCCGCCGTGGGCCGCATCGTCTTCTCCTCCGAGGACGCCGTGGCCATGACCGGGAAAAAGGAAAAGGTCGTCCTGGTCCGCCTGGAGACCTGCCCCGACGACATCCACGGCATGGAAGTCTCCCAGGGCATCCTCACCGCCCGCGGCGGGATGACCTCCCACGCCGCCGTGGTGGCCCGCGGCATGGGCATCCCCTGCGTGGCCGGGTCTGCCGACGTCAAGATCGACGAGGACCGCAAGACCATCGACTTCGCCGGCGGCCTCTCCCTGACGGAAGGGGACTACATCTCCCTGGACGGGTCCAAGGGCGAGGTCTACGTCGGCCAGTTGAAGACCAGTTCCCCCGACCTGCGCAGCGGCGACTTCGGCAAATTCATGACCCTGGTGGACAAGGTCCGCACCCTGAAGGTGCGCACCAACGCCGACATCCCGCGCGACGCCAAGGTGGCCCGCGAGTTCGGCGCCGAGGGGATCGGCCTCTGCCGGACCGAGCACATGTTCTTTGCCCCGGACCGGCTGCCCCACATGCAGGCCATGATCCTGGCCCGCACGGTGGAAGCCCGCGAGGAGGCCCTCGCGAAACTGCTCCCCATGCAGCGCGAGGACTTTCTGGGCATCTTCCGCGTCATGGACGGCTACCCGGTCACCATCCGCACCCTGGACCCGCCCCTGCACGAGTTCCTGCCCAAGCGCGAGGAACTGATGGTGGAAGTGGCCGTGATGAAGGAGCGCAAGGCGCCCGAGGCCGAGATCGAGGAGAAGGAGAAGCTCCTGGCCCGCGTGGAGGAGCTGCACGAGTTCAACCCCATGATGGGGCTGCGCGGCTGCCGCCTCGGCATCGTCTACCCCGAGATGACGCGCATGCAGGCCCGGGCCATCCTGGAAGCCGCCTGCATCGCCAAGAAGGAAGGCGTCAACGTCCTGCCCGAGATCATGATCCCGCTGGTGGGGCGCGTGAGCGAGCTGAAGTGCCAGGCCGACATCGTCCGTGAGACCGCCGAGAAGGTCTTCGCCGAGCAGGGCTTCCGCGTGGAGTTCATGGTGGGCACCATGATCGAGATCCCGCGCGCGGCCGTCACCGCCGACGAGATCGCCGGCGTGGCCGAGTTCTTCTCCTTCGGCACCAACGACCTCACCCAGATGACCTTCGGCTACTCCCGGGACGACGCCGGCGTCTACATCCGCGAGTACCTCAAGCAGGGGATCCTGGAGAAGGACCCCTTCCAGATCCTGGACCGCGACGGCGTGGGCCAGCTGGTGAAGATGGCCGTGGAACGGGGCCGCAAGGGCCGCCCGGGCATCAAGCTGGGCATCTGCGGCGAGCACGGCGGCGAGCCCTCCTCCGTGGAGTTCTGCCACCTGGTGGGCCTCAACTACGTGAGCTGCTCCCCCTACCGCGTGCCCATCGCGCGCCTGGCCGCCGCCCAGTCGGTCGCCAAGACCCGCGTGGACGCCGGCACCCAGCAGAAATAA
- a CDS encoding zinc-ribbon domain-containing protein, which yields MGDKFEYVHECRDLSTDRGYQFEFICNKCHSGYRSTFRASATGGIKEVLDVAGGWFGGIFGNASDVSHRVHSASWQKNRDKAYQEALKELAPDFVQCPRCSGWVCRKKCWNTKKGLCKGCAPDLGVEMAAAQASRSVEEVWAHAAMAEEDKKLSTENWRQNIRASCPQCEAPLASNAKFCPECGAACKVEKHCTECGTKVQPGVKFCPDCGAKQG from the coding sequence ATGGGAGACAAATTCGAGTACGTCCACGAGTGCCGCGACCTCAGCACCGACCGGGGCTACCAGTTCGAGTTCATCTGCAACAAGTGCCACTCCGGGTACCGCTCGACCTTCAGGGCGTCCGCCACGGGGGGGATCAAGGAGGTCCTGGACGTGGCCGGGGGCTGGTTCGGCGGGATCTTCGGGAACGCGTCCGACGTCAGTCACCGGGTCCACAGCGCGAGCTGGCAGAAAAACCGGGACAAGGCCTACCAGGAGGCCCTCAAGGAACTGGCCCCGGACTTCGTCCAGTGCCCTCGCTGCAGCGGATGGGTCTGCCGCAAGAAGTGCTGGAACACCAAGAAGGGCCTCTGCAAGGGCTGCGCGCCGGACCTGGGCGTGGAGATGGCCGCCGCCCAGGCCAGCCGATCGGTGGAGGAGGTCTGGGCCCACGCCGCCATGGCGGAGGAGGACAAGAAGCTCTCCACGGAGAACTGGCGGCAGAACATCCGCGCCTCCTGCCCCCAGTGCGAGGCCCCCCTGGCCTCCAACGCCAAGTTCTGCCCCGAGTGCGGGGCCGCGTGCAAGGTGGAGAAGCACTGCACCGAGTGCGGAACCAAGGTCCAGCCGGGCGTCAAGTTCTGCCCCGACTGCGGCGCGAAGCAAGGCTGA
- a CDS encoding MFS transporter encodes MTEALKKSLRESATVRWATLTTVSLAMLCGYFMTDVMAPLKPMLERQLGWSSTQYGVFTSAYGWFNVFLLMLIIGGIILDKMGIRFSGVMSTLLMVGGALLKYYAITHTFDPKPILHWLPLIGGMPVQIYLAGLGFAIFGVGVEVAGITTSKVIVRWFKGKELALAMGLQLATARIGTALALMISAPIAESFKSVSAPLLLALVMLVIGFISYLVYNVMDRKLDASEAHLEASGDDSFRLSDIGFILKNKGFWYIAMLCVLFYSAVLPFLKYANDLMVQKYGVDTSLAGLIPGLLPFGNIFMTPVFGRMVDRKGKAASIMFLGSGLLIVVHLLFALPVLSNWLFALFLMLVLGVAFSLVPSAMWPSVPKLIPEKQLGTAYALIFYIQNWGLMGVPALIGWELDQFCVISRTTAADGTILVAYNYTIPMLTFMAFGILGLLFAYLLKVEDRKKGHGLELPSHVKA; translated from the coding sequence ATGACCGAAGCCCTGAAAAAGTCCCTGCGCGAGTCCGCCACCGTCCGGTGGGCGACCCTGACCACGGTCTCCCTGGCCATGCTGTGCGGTTACTTCATGACCGACGTCATGGCCCCCCTCAAGCCCATGCTGGAACGTCAACTGGGCTGGAGCAGCACCCAGTACGGCGTCTTCACCAGCGCCTACGGCTGGTTCAACGTCTTCCTGCTGATGCTCATCATCGGCGGGATCATCCTCGACAAGATGGGCATCCGTTTTTCGGGGGTCATGTCCACCCTGCTGATGGTCGGCGGCGCCCTGCTGAAGTACTACGCCATCACCCACACCTTCGACCCCAAGCCCATCCTCCACTGGCTGCCCCTGATCGGCGGGATGCCCGTCCAGATCTACCTGGCGGGCCTCGGGTTCGCCATCTTCGGCGTGGGCGTGGAGGTGGCCGGGATCACGACGTCCAAGGTCATCGTCCGGTGGTTCAAGGGGAAGGAACTTGCCTTGGCCATGGGCCTGCAATTGGCCACCGCCCGTATCGGGACGGCCCTGGCCCTCATGATCAGCGCCCCCATCGCCGAGTCCTTCAAGTCGGTGTCGGCCCCGTTGCTGCTGGCCCTGGTGATGCTCGTCATCGGCTTCATCAGCTACCTGGTCTACAACGTCATGGACCGCAAGCTCGACGCCTCGGAAGCCCACCTGGAGGCGAGCGGGGACGACTCGTTCCGCCTCTCGGACATCGGCTTCATCCTGAAGAACAAGGGCTTCTGGTACATCGCCATGCTCTGCGTCCTCTTCTACTCGGCGGTGCTCCCCTTCCTCAAGTACGCCAACGACCTCATGGTCCAGAAGTACGGGGTCGATACCAGCCTGGCCGGCCTGATCCCCGGCCTGCTCCCCTTCGGCAACATCTTCATGACCCCCGTCTTCGGGCGCATGGTGGACCGCAAGGGCAAGGCCGCCTCCATCATGTTCCTCGGTTCCGGCCTTCTGATCGTCGTCCACCTGCTCTTCGCCCTCCCGGTGCTGAGCAACTGGCTTTTCGCCCTCTTCCTGATGCTGGTCCTGGGCGTGGCCTTCTCGCTGGTGCCTTCCGCCATGTGGCCCTCGGTGCCCAAGCTGATCCCCGAGAAGCAGCTCGGCACGGCCTACGCGCTGATCTTCTACATCCAGAACTGGGGCCTGATGGGCGTGCCCGCCCTGATCGGCTGGGAACTCGACCAGTTCTGTGTCATCTCGAGGACGACGGCGGCGGACGGGACCATCCTGGTGGCCTACAACTACACCATCCCAATGCTGACGTTCATGGCGTTCGGCATCCTGGGGCTGCTCTTCGCCTACCTGCTCAAGGTCGAGGACCGGAAGAAGGGCCACGGTCTGGAACTGCCGTCGCACGTGAAGGCATAG
- a CDS encoding protein kinase, whose translation MDPVYTLLIVDDDPNIRRLLESLAEELELFRVLTAESAFDALEVLNIENVDVLMTDQMMPRMTGIELLAITHSRFPDLVHILVTAVSDITVAVDAINRGHLFAWVQKPIGEEQFWGVLRKAHARCMEREKLKREAVAAPAAARMVGPYLVERTLGEGGMGTVFRARDTREGRVVAIKVLRDVSSDAIRLQRFQREVMVSEKVRHPGVVRVLDQGWHENRPYIVTEYLEGQNLGDFLHQWDPGDLGGRCRFGVALVKILRHIHASGVVHRDLKPSNIFIENGAEEPGERIRILDFGIAKVAEVPQITQTGSLEGTLEYIAPECLAAFSEANPVSDLYALGVVFCDLFFGSSPFRGLPIAELLERKQKGDVVLPEDRGVPPELGKMIRGLMHPDPGQRLADYDLIEFVLGRFSCCDPPSRAR comes from the coding sequence ATGGACCCCGTCTACACCCTCCTGATCGTGGATGACGACCCCAACATCCGGCGGCTCCTGGAGAGCCTGGCGGAGGAGCTGGAGTTGTTCCGCGTCCTCACCGCCGAGTCCGCCTTCGACGCGCTCGAGGTCCTCAACATCGAGAACGTGGACGTCCTCATGACGGACCAGATGATGCCCCGGATGACGGGCATCGAACTGCTGGCCATTACCCACAGCCGTTTCCCCGACCTGGTCCACATCCTCGTCACCGCCGTTTCCGACATCACCGTTGCCGTGGACGCCATCAACCGGGGGCACCTGTTCGCCTGGGTCCAGAAGCCCATCGGCGAGGAGCAGTTCTGGGGGGTCCTCCGGAAAGCCCACGCCCGGTGCATGGAGCGGGAGAAGCTCAAGCGCGAGGCGGTCGCCGCCCCCGCCGCGGCCCGGATGGTCGGCCCCTACCTGGTGGAGAGAACGCTGGGCGAAGGCGGGATGGGGACCGTTTTCCGCGCCCGCGACACCCGCGAGGGGCGCGTGGTGGCCATCAAGGTCCTGCGGGACGTCTCCAGCGACGCCATCCGCCTGCAGCGGTTCCAGCGGGAGGTGATGGTCTCCGAGAAGGTCCGCCACCCGGGGGTCGTGCGGGTGCTGGACCAGGGCTGGCACGAGAACCGCCCCTACATCGTGACCGAGTACCTGGAAGGGCAGAACCTGGGGGATTTTCTGCATCAGTGGGACCCCGGGGACCTGGGCGGCCGCTGCCGTTTCGGTGTCGCCCTGGTGAAGATCCTCCGGCACATCCACGCGAGCGGGGTGGTTCACCGGGACCTCAAGCCCAGCAACATCTTCATCGAGAACGGGGCGGAAGAGCCGGGGGAGCGGATCCGCATCCTGGATTTCGGCATCGCCAAGGTGGCGGAAGTCCCGCAGATCACCCAGACGGGTTCCCTGGAGGGGACCCTGGAGTACATCGCCCCCGAGTGCCTGGCGGCCTTCAGCGAGGCGAACCCCGTCTCGGACCTCTATGCCCTGGGCGTCGTCTTCTGCGACCTGTTCTTCGGAAGCTCCCCCTTCCGGGGCCTTCCCATCGCGGAACTCCTGGAACGGAAGCAGAAGGGCGACGTCGTGCTGCCGGAGGACCGGGGGGTCCCGCCGGAACTGGGAAAGATGATCCGGGGACTGATGCACCCGGACCCCGGCCAGCGGTTGGCCGACTACGACCTGATCGAGTTCGTCCTGGGCCGGTTCTCCTGCTGCGATCCCCCTTCGCGGGCCCGCTGA